A DNA window from Mya arenaria isolate MELC-2E11 chromosome 17, ASM2691426v1 contains the following coding sequences:
- the LOC128223228 gene encoding 52 kDa repressor of the inhibitor of the protein kinase-like — protein MLPLELKVIKTYSLEKSESINKKLSDSARTTVENNRHVLHKIIEIIVLCAKQNIPLRGHTEETSNFYAILTAFAQNDEILSEHIASAQYNAKYTSPDIQNELNDSCAEQVKERILSDCRNCPYFAIIVDEATDKSTKEQLSFCVRFVDNKGTVREEFLGFVLCASVKEIELCTNIMSFLQEADLDVLKVRAQCYDGASNMSGKYRGVQALVRERSPHANYAHCKAHCLNLALVHSSNIPCVRTMMSTVQDISFLFDYSAKRLAAFVDELSRDATNKEEMEQRTKLRTLCETRWSSRADALATFRNAFPVVVHSLETLNDDGDNKAGQYLAGILCFEFIIALIVAEHVLSSTVALTNLLQKEDNDLLHAIGEAKVVIQLMNNERNDPKVWGALYEKATNAPRNLI, from the coding sequence ATGCTTCCGCTCGAGCTGAAAGTTATCAAGACATACAGTTTGGAAAAAAGTGAGTCTATTAACAAGAAACTGTCGGACTCCGCTAGGACAACAGTGGAGAACAACAGACATGTCTtgcataaaataattgaaataatagttCTCTGTGCAAAGCAAAACATACCACTACGAGGGCATACGGAGGAAACTAGTAATTTCTACGCAATACTTACTGCATTTGCACAAAATGATGAAATTCTGTCGGAGCACATAGCTAGCGCACAATATAATGCCAAGTACACTTCCCCTGACATCCAAAACGAACTTAATGACAGTTGCGCTGAACAAGTCAAGGAAAGGATTCTTAGCGACTGTCGGAACTGTCCATACTTTGCAATAATTGTCGACGAAGCTACCGATAAATCAACTAAAGAACAGTTGTCGTTCTGTGTCAGATTTGTTGACAATAAGGGTACAGTAAGGGAGGAATTTTTGGGCTTTGTTCTGTGTGCCTCTGTCAAAGAAATTGAACTTTGTACCAATATTATGTCATTTCTCCAGGAAGCCGACCTTGATGTCTTAAAAGTTCGAGCGCAGTGTTACGATGGGGCATCAAACATGTCGGGGAAATATCGAGGAGTTCAGGCTCTTGTTCGTGAAAGATCACCGCATGCTAACTACGCACACTGCAAAGCGCATTGCCTGAATCTCGCGTTGGTTCACAGCTCCAATATCCCTTGTGTTCGAACAATGATGTCAACTGTCCAGGACATAAGTTTTCTGTTCGATTACTCTGCGAAACGACTAGCAGCTTTCGTGGACGAGTTGTCTCGAGATGCCACCAATAAAGAGGAAATGGAGCAGCGAACGAAACTGCGTACTTTGTGCGAAACAAGGTGGTCGAGTCGCGCCGATGCCCTGGCGACTTTCAGGAACGCATTTCCCGTTGTAGTTCATTCGCTTGAAACACTAAATGACGACGGAGATAACAAAGCAGGGCAGTATCTAGCAGGGATACTTTGCTTTGAATTCATTATAGCATTGATAGTGGCTGAACATGTGCTTAGTTCCACGGTTGCATTAACAAACCTATTGCAAAAGGAAGATAACGATCTATTGCATGCAATTGGTGAGGCTAAGGTCGTCATTCAGCTGATGAACAATGAGCGAAACGACCCAAAAGTGTGGGGCGCCCTCTATGAAAAAGCTACAAATGCACCGCGGAATTTGATATAA